One region of Carya illinoinensis cultivar Pawnee chromosome 8, C.illinoinensisPawnee_v1, whole genome shotgun sequence genomic DNA includes:
- the LOC122319156 gene encoding stromal processing peptidase, chloroplastic-like isoform X2 — protein sequence MAALSSVVGSSGAPQIGPWCSSRDCKRRGHYNSVLSLPRPSTPFLRLHSRHLSLFPPTRRYPHELGNGRLGFHRNKNYTRKQYTSMFNEPVTEAPFSGRNACISCSLNCRRSHLNIKRSIPRAFLDKSTFHISKHSIGNISVKYDHLPQATVGPDEPHAASTAWPDVLEKQDLDISYPEIDQAELEGFLSSELPSHPKVYRGQLKNGLRYLILPNKVPPNRFEAHMEVHVGSIDEEDDEQGIAHMIEHVAFLGSKKREKLLGTGARSNAYTDFHHTVFHIHSPTSTKDSDGDLLPSVLDALNEIAFHPKFLASRVEKERRAILSELQMMNTIEYRVDCQLLQHLHSENKLSKRFPIGLEEQIKKWDADKIRKFHERWYFPANATLYIVGDIDNISKTVGQIEAVFGQTGLENEAISAPSPSAFGAMASFLVPKLSAGLAGSLSNEKSSTSLDQSKILKKERHAVRPPVKHNWSLPGSSTDGKLPQIFQHELLQNFSINMFCKIPVNKVQTYGDLRNVLMKRIFLSALHFRINTRYKSSNPPFTSVELDHSDSGREGCTVTTLTVTAEPKNWQSAIRVAVQEVRRLKEFGVTRGELTRYMDALLKDSEHLAALIDNVSSVDNLDFIMESDALGHTVMDQRQGHESLVAVAGTVTLEEVNSIGAKVLEYIADFGKATTPLPAAIVACVPKKVHVDGIGETEFKISPTEITAAIKSGLDEPIEAEPELEVPKELISSSQLQELRLQRSPTFIPLSPETNVTKVHDKETGITQCRLSNGIPINYKISKTEAQGGVMRLIVGGGRAAESPESKGSVVVGVRTLSEGGRVGDFSREQVELFCVNHLINCSLESTEEFISMEFRFTLRDNGMRAAFQLLHMVLEHSVWLDDAFDRARQLYLSYYRSIPKSLERSTAHKLMLAMLNGDERFVEPTPPSLENLTLQSVKDAVMNQFVGNNMEVSIVGDFSEEEIESCVLDYLGTVRATRNSDRAQEFSPIFFRPSPSDLQSQQVFLKDTDERACAYIAGPAPNRWGFTVDSEDLLESIRNTSTADVAESKSEELHMEGKAVQTHLQRKLRGHSLFFGITMGLLAEVINSRLFTTVRDSLGLTYDVSFELNLFDRLNLGWYVISVTSTPGKVHKAVEACKSVLRGLHSNKITQRELDRAKRTLLMRHEAEIKSNAYWLGLLAHLQASSVPRKGISCIKDLTSLYEAASIEDVYLAYDQLKVDENYLYSCIGVAGAQAGDEITGEDESHEGFPGVIPAGRGLSTMTRPTT from the exons ATGGCTGCGTTAAGCTCTGTGGTGGGAAGCAGCGGCGCCCCTCAAATCGGTCCGTGGTGCAGTTCAAGAGACTGCAAAAGGCGGGGTCATTATAATTCGGTCCTCTCTCTGCCTCGCCCTTCGACGCCGTTCCTCCGACTCCATAGCCGCCATCTTTCCCTATTTCCTCCCACCAGGAG GTACCCCCATGAACTTGGTAATGGCAGATTGGGGTTTCACAGAAATAAGAATTATACTCGGAAACAGTATACTTCTATGTTTAATGAACCAGTGACCGAGGCACCTTTTTCTGGACGGAACGCCTGCATTTCTTGCTCTCTCAACTGCAGAAGATCTCATCTTAATATCAAAAGGTCTATACCAAGGGCCTTTCTTGACAAATCAACATTCCATATATCAAAGCACAGTATTGGCAATATTTCA GTGAAGTATGATCATCTTCCACAAGCAACTGTTGGTCCAGATGAGCCTCATGCAGCAAGTACAGCCTGGCCAGATGTCCTTGAGAAACAAGATTTAGATATATCTTATCCTGAAATAGATCAAGCAGAGTTAGAGGGATTCTTAAGTTCTGAACTTCCATCTCACCCAAAAGTGTATCGTGGGCAGCTGAAAAATGGATTGCGTTATCTTATTTTACCAAATAAAGTACCACCAAATAG GTTTGAAGCACACATGGAAGTACATGTTGGATCAATTGATGAGGAGGATGATGAGCAAGGAATTGCTCATATGATTGAACATGTTGCTTTCCTTGGAAGTAAGAAACGTGAGAAACTTCTTGGGACAGGAGCCCGATCTAATGCTTACACTGATTTCCACCATACAGTGTTCCACATTCATTCACCAACCAGCACAAAG GACTCTGATGGAGATCTACTTCCATCAGTGCTGGATGCATTAAATGAG ATAGCATTCCACCCAAAATTTCTCGCTTCTCGGGTTGAAAAGGAACGACGTGCTATTCTTTCAGAATTACAGATGATGAATACAATAGAGTATCGTGTTGATTGCCAG TTGTTACAACATTTACATTCTGAAAATAAGCTGAGTAAAAGGTTCCCGATTGGATTAGAAGAGCAGATTAAGAAGTGGGATGcagataaaataagaaaattccaTGAGCGTTGGTACTTCCCTGCAAATGCAACCTTGTACATAGTGGGGGATATTGATAACATCTCAAAGACAGTTGGCCAGATTGAA GCTGTCTTTGGGCAAACTGGCCTAGAAAATGAAGCTATTTCTGCACCTAGTCCAAGTGCATTTGGTGCGATGGCCAGTTTTCTCGTTCCTAAGCTTTCAGCTGGGCTGGCCGGAAGTTTATCGAatgaaaaatcatctacttccTTAGATCAATCCAAAATCTTAAAGAAAGAGAGGCATGCAGTTCGCCCTCCAGTTAAGCATAATTGGTCGCTTCCTGGAAGCAGCACAGATGGAAAGCTTCCACAGATATTCCAGCATGAACTGCTTCAAAACTTTTCAATCAACATGTTCTGCAAG ATCCCGGTGAACAAGGTTCAAACGTATGGTGATTTGCGAAATGTAttgatgaaaagaatatttCTGTCTGCCTTGCATTTTCGGATTAATACAAGATACAAG AGTTCAAATCCGCCATTCACATCAGTTGAATTGGATCACAGTGATTCTGGAAGGGAAGGATGCACTGTCACTACTCTTACAGTAACTGCAGAACCAAAGAATTGGCAGAGTGCAATTAGAGTTGCTGTCCAAGAG GTTCGAAGGCTGAAAGAATTTGGTGTCACAAGGGGTGAATTAACACGCTATATGGATGCATTATTAAAAGATAGTGAACACCTAGCAGCTTTGATAGATAATGTGTCATCCGTTGATAATTTGGATTTTATTATGGAGAGTGACGCACTGGGCCATACAGTTatggatcagagacaaggacaTGAGAGCTTGGTTGCTGTCGCTGGAACAGTTACTCTTGAAGAG GTCAATTCTATTGGTGCCAAGGTGTTGGAGTATATTGCTGACTTTGGGAAAGCCACCACACCTCTTCCTGCAGCAATTGTTGCATGTGTTCCAAAGAAAGTGCATGTGGATGGAATCGGTGAAACTGAGTTCAAGATATCCCCAACTGAAATTACAGCTGCGATAAAATCTGGACTAGATGAGCCTAtagaggctgagcctgag CTTGAGGTGCCCAAAGAATTGATATCTTCATCACAGTTACAGGAGTTAAGGCTGCAACGCAGCCCAACCTTTATTCCTTTAAGTCCAGAAACAAATGTTACAAAAGTGCATGACAAGGAAACAGGGATTACTCAATGTCGTCTTTCAAATGGAATTCCCATAAATTACAAG ATTTCAAAGACTGAAGCCCAGGGAGGTGTAATGAGACTTATAGTTGGTGGAGGACGAGCAGCTGAAAGTCCTGAGTCAAAAGGATCTGTTGTTGTGGGTGTTCGAACTCTTAGTGAGGGTGGTCGTGTTGGCGACTTTTCAAGGGAGCAG GTAGAACTTTTCTGTGTGAATCATCTAATAAATTGCTCTTTGGAGTCTACTGAGGAATTTATTTCCATGGAGTTCCGTTTTACTTTAAGAGATAATGGCATGCGTGCAGCTTTCCAGTTACTTCATATGGTACTGGAG CATAGTGTCTGGCTCGATGATGCGTTTGATAGAGCAAGGCagttatatttatcatattatcGGTCCATTCCTAAAAGCTTGGAACGATCAACTGCTCACAAGCTCATGTTAGCGATGCTGAATGGTGATGAGCGTTTTGTGGAGCCTACACCACCGTCACTAGAAAATTTGACATTGCAATCTGTTAAGGATGCAGTGATGAATCAGTTTGTAGGCAATAACATGGAG GTGAGTATTGTCGGGGACTTCTCAGAGGAGGAGATTGAGTCTTGTGTTCTTGATTACCTGGGCACAGTTAGAGCTACAAGAAATTCTGATAGAGCGCAAGAATTTAGCCCAATCTTCTTTCGGCCATCTCCATCTGATTTGCAGTCTCAACAA GTATTCTTGAAGGACACTGATGAGAGAGCATGTGCATATATTGCAGGCCCAGCACCAAACCGTTGGGGTTTCACAGTTGATAGTGAAGACCTGTTAGAGTCAATTAGAAATACTTCAACAGCTGATG TCGCTGAGTCAAAATCTGAAGAACTGCACATGGAGGGGAAGGCTGTCCAGACtcatctgcaaagaaaactTCGTGGTCATTCGCTTTTCTTTGGCATCACTATGGGGCTACTGGCTGAGGTCATAAACTCTAG GCTTTTTACAACAGTCAGGGATTCTCTTGGACTGACATATGATGTGTCATTCGAGTTGAATCTGTTTGATAGGCTTAATCTGGGGTGGTATGTAATATCAGTAACATCAACTCCAGGCAAG GTGCATAAAGCTGTTGAGGCATGCAAGAGCGTTCTCAGAGGTTTACACAGTAACAAGATTACCCAAAGGGAGTTGGATAGG GCAAAACGGACACTTCTCATGAGACATGAAGctgaaatcaaatcaaatgcCTATTGGCTTGGATTGTTAGCTCACTTACAGGCTTCTTCTGTTCCAAGGAAG GGCATATCATGCATCAAAGATCTTACATCACTATATGAAGCTGCCAGTATTGAGGATGTATACCTTGCTTATGATCAGTTGAAAGtagatgaaaattatttatattcctGCATTGGTGTTGCTGGGGCCCAAGCTGGTGATGAAATTACTGGTGAGGATGAATCACACGAAGGCTTTCCTGGGGTTATTCCTGCAGGACGTGGTTTATCTACGATGACACGGCCTACAACATGA
- the LOC122319156 gene encoding stromal processing peptidase, chloroplastic-like isoform X1 yields the protein MAALSSVVGSSGAPQIGPWCSSRDCKRRGHYNSVLSLPRPSTPFLRLHSRHLSLFPPTRRYPHELGNGRLGFHRNKNYTRKQYTSMFNEPVTEAPFSGRNACISCSLNCRRSHLNIKRSIPRAFLDKSTFHISKHSIGNISKGWYKICFGSNGTFSPARKEVKYDHLPQATVGPDEPHAASTAWPDVLEKQDLDISYPEIDQAELEGFLSSELPSHPKVYRGQLKNGLRYLILPNKVPPNRFEAHMEVHVGSIDEEDDEQGIAHMIEHVAFLGSKKREKLLGTGARSNAYTDFHHTVFHIHSPTSTKDSDGDLLPSVLDALNEIAFHPKFLASRVEKERRAILSELQMMNTIEYRVDCQLLQHLHSENKLSKRFPIGLEEQIKKWDADKIRKFHERWYFPANATLYIVGDIDNISKTVGQIEAVFGQTGLENEAISAPSPSAFGAMASFLVPKLSAGLAGSLSNEKSSTSLDQSKILKKERHAVRPPVKHNWSLPGSSTDGKLPQIFQHELLQNFSINMFCKIPVNKVQTYGDLRNVLMKRIFLSALHFRINTRYKSSNPPFTSVELDHSDSGREGCTVTTLTVTAEPKNWQSAIRVAVQEVRRLKEFGVTRGELTRYMDALLKDSEHLAALIDNVSSVDNLDFIMESDALGHTVMDQRQGHESLVAVAGTVTLEEVNSIGAKVLEYIADFGKATTPLPAAIVACVPKKVHVDGIGETEFKISPTEITAAIKSGLDEPIEAEPELEVPKELISSSQLQELRLQRSPTFIPLSPETNVTKVHDKETGITQCRLSNGIPINYKISKTEAQGGVMRLIVGGGRAAESPESKGSVVVGVRTLSEGGRVGDFSREQVELFCVNHLINCSLESTEEFISMEFRFTLRDNGMRAAFQLLHMVLEHSVWLDDAFDRARQLYLSYYRSIPKSLERSTAHKLMLAMLNGDERFVEPTPPSLENLTLQSVKDAVMNQFVGNNMEVSIVGDFSEEEIESCVLDYLGTVRATRNSDRAQEFSPIFFRPSPSDLQSQQVFLKDTDERACAYIAGPAPNRWGFTVDSEDLLESIRNTSTADVAESKSEELHMEGKAVQTHLQRKLRGHSLFFGITMGLLAEVINSRLFTTVRDSLGLTYDVSFELNLFDRLNLGWYVISVTSTPGKVHKAVEACKSVLRGLHSNKITQRELDRAKRTLLMRHEAEIKSNAYWLGLLAHLQASSVPRKGISCIKDLTSLYEAASIEDVYLAYDQLKVDENYLYSCIGVAGAQAGDEITGEDESHEGFPGVIPAGRGLSTMTRPTT from the exons ATGGCTGCGTTAAGCTCTGTGGTGGGAAGCAGCGGCGCCCCTCAAATCGGTCCGTGGTGCAGTTCAAGAGACTGCAAAAGGCGGGGTCATTATAATTCGGTCCTCTCTCTGCCTCGCCCTTCGACGCCGTTCCTCCGACTCCATAGCCGCCATCTTTCCCTATTTCCTCCCACCAGGAG GTACCCCCATGAACTTGGTAATGGCAGATTGGGGTTTCACAGAAATAAGAATTATACTCGGAAACAGTATACTTCTATGTTTAATGAACCAGTGACCGAGGCACCTTTTTCTGGACGGAACGCCTGCATTTCTTGCTCTCTCAACTGCAGAAGATCTCATCTTAATATCAAAAGGTCTATACCAAGGGCCTTTCTTGACAAATCAACATTCCATATATCAAAGCACAGTATTGGCAATATTTCA AAGGGCTGGTATAAGATATGTTTTGGGTCCAATGGCACCTTCTCCCCTGCAAGAAAAGAG GTGAAGTATGATCATCTTCCACAAGCAACTGTTGGTCCAGATGAGCCTCATGCAGCAAGTACAGCCTGGCCAGATGTCCTTGAGAAACAAGATTTAGATATATCTTATCCTGAAATAGATCAAGCAGAGTTAGAGGGATTCTTAAGTTCTGAACTTCCATCTCACCCAAAAGTGTATCGTGGGCAGCTGAAAAATGGATTGCGTTATCTTATTTTACCAAATAAAGTACCACCAAATAG GTTTGAAGCACACATGGAAGTACATGTTGGATCAATTGATGAGGAGGATGATGAGCAAGGAATTGCTCATATGATTGAACATGTTGCTTTCCTTGGAAGTAAGAAACGTGAGAAACTTCTTGGGACAGGAGCCCGATCTAATGCTTACACTGATTTCCACCATACAGTGTTCCACATTCATTCACCAACCAGCACAAAG GACTCTGATGGAGATCTACTTCCATCAGTGCTGGATGCATTAAATGAG ATAGCATTCCACCCAAAATTTCTCGCTTCTCGGGTTGAAAAGGAACGACGTGCTATTCTTTCAGAATTACAGATGATGAATACAATAGAGTATCGTGTTGATTGCCAG TTGTTACAACATTTACATTCTGAAAATAAGCTGAGTAAAAGGTTCCCGATTGGATTAGAAGAGCAGATTAAGAAGTGGGATGcagataaaataagaaaattccaTGAGCGTTGGTACTTCCCTGCAAATGCAACCTTGTACATAGTGGGGGATATTGATAACATCTCAAAGACAGTTGGCCAGATTGAA GCTGTCTTTGGGCAAACTGGCCTAGAAAATGAAGCTATTTCTGCACCTAGTCCAAGTGCATTTGGTGCGATGGCCAGTTTTCTCGTTCCTAAGCTTTCAGCTGGGCTGGCCGGAAGTTTATCGAatgaaaaatcatctacttccTTAGATCAATCCAAAATCTTAAAGAAAGAGAGGCATGCAGTTCGCCCTCCAGTTAAGCATAATTGGTCGCTTCCTGGAAGCAGCACAGATGGAAAGCTTCCACAGATATTCCAGCATGAACTGCTTCAAAACTTTTCAATCAACATGTTCTGCAAG ATCCCGGTGAACAAGGTTCAAACGTATGGTGATTTGCGAAATGTAttgatgaaaagaatatttCTGTCTGCCTTGCATTTTCGGATTAATACAAGATACAAG AGTTCAAATCCGCCATTCACATCAGTTGAATTGGATCACAGTGATTCTGGAAGGGAAGGATGCACTGTCACTACTCTTACAGTAACTGCAGAACCAAAGAATTGGCAGAGTGCAATTAGAGTTGCTGTCCAAGAG GTTCGAAGGCTGAAAGAATTTGGTGTCACAAGGGGTGAATTAACACGCTATATGGATGCATTATTAAAAGATAGTGAACACCTAGCAGCTTTGATAGATAATGTGTCATCCGTTGATAATTTGGATTTTATTATGGAGAGTGACGCACTGGGCCATACAGTTatggatcagagacaaggacaTGAGAGCTTGGTTGCTGTCGCTGGAACAGTTACTCTTGAAGAG GTCAATTCTATTGGTGCCAAGGTGTTGGAGTATATTGCTGACTTTGGGAAAGCCACCACACCTCTTCCTGCAGCAATTGTTGCATGTGTTCCAAAGAAAGTGCATGTGGATGGAATCGGTGAAACTGAGTTCAAGATATCCCCAACTGAAATTACAGCTGCGATAAAATCTGGACTAGATGAGCCTAtagaggctgagcctgag CTTGAGGTGCCCAAAGAATTGATATCTTCATCACAGTTACAGGAGTTAAGGCTGCAACGCAGCCCAACCTTTATTCCTTTAAGTCCAGAAACAAATGTTACAAAAGTGCATGACAAGGAAACAGGGATTACTCAATGTCGTCTTTCAAATGGAATTCCCATAAATTACAAG ATTTCAAAGACTGAAGCCCAGGGAGGTGTAATGAGACTTATAGTTGGTGGAGGACGAGCAGCTGAAAGTCCTGAGTCAAAAGGATCTGTTGTTGTGGGTGTTCGAACTCTTAGTGAGGGTGGTCGTGTTGGCGACTTTTCAAGGGAGCAG GTAGAACTTTTCTGTGTGAATCATCTAATAAATTGCTCTTTGGAGTCTACTGAGGAATTTATTTCCATGGAGTTCCGTTTTACTTTAAGAGATAATGGCATGCGTGCAGCTTTCCAGTTACTTCATATGGTACTGGAG CATAGTGTCTGGCTCGATGATGCGTTTGATAGAGCAAGGCagttatatttatcatattatcGGTCCATTCCTAAAAGCTTGGAACGATCAACTGCTCACAAGCTCATGTTAGCGATGCTGAATGGTGATGAGCGTTTTGTGGAGCCTACACCACCGTCACTAGAAAATTTGACATTGCAATCTGTTAAGGATGCAGTGATGAATCAGTTTGTAGGCAATAACATGGAG GTGAGTATTGTCGGGGACTTCTCAGAGGAGGAGATTGAGTCTTGTGTTCTTGATTACCTGGGCACAGTTAGAGCTACAAGAAATTCTGATAGAGCGCAAGAATTTAGCCCAATCTTCTTTCGGCCATCTCCATCTGATTTGCAGTCTCAACAA GTATTCTTGAAGGACACTGATGAGAGAGCATGTGCATATATTGCAGGCCCAGCACCAAACCGTTGGGGTTTCACAGTTGATAGTGAAGACCTGTTAGAGTCAATTAGAAATACTTCAACAGCTGATG TCGCTGAGTCAAAATCTGAAGAACTGCACATGGAGGGGAAGGCTGTCCAGACtcatctgcaaagaaaactTCGTGGTCATTCGCTTTTCTTTGGCATCACTATGGGGCTACTGGCTGAGGTCATAAACTCTAG GCTTTTTACAACAGTCAGGGATTCTCTTGGACTGACATATGATGTGTCATTCGAGTTGAATCTGTTTGATAGGCTTAATCTGGGGTGGTATGTAATATCAGTAACATCAACTCCAGGCAAG GTGCATAAAGCTGTTGAGGCATGCAAGAGCGTTCTCAGAGGTTTACACAGTAACAAGATTACCCAAAGGGAGTTGGATAGG GCAAAACGGACACTTCTCATGAGACATGAAGctgaaatcaaatcaaatgcCTATTGGCTTGGATTGTTAGCTCACTTACAGGCTTCTTCTGTTCCAAGGAAG GGCATATCATGCATCAAAGATCTTACATCACTATATGAAGCTGCCAGTATTGAGGATGTATACCTTGCTTATGATCAGTTGAAAGtagatgaaaattatttatattcctGCATTGGTGTTGCTGGGGCCCAAGCTGGTGATGAAATTACTGGTGAGGATGAATCACACGAAGGCTTTCCTGGGGTTATTCCTGCAGGACGTGGTTTATCTACGATGACACGGCCTACAACATGA
- the LOC122319157 gene encoding histone deacetylase 19 isoform X2, translating to MESGGNSLSSGPDGVKRKVSYFYDPEVGNYYYGQGHAMKPHRIRMTHALLAHYGLLQHMQVLKPTPAKDRDLCKFHADDYVDFLRAITPETQQDQLRQLKRFNVGEDCPVFDGLYSFCQTYAGGSVAGAVKLNQGGSDIALNWAGGLHHAKKCEASGFCYVNDIVLAILELLKVHERVLYVDIDIHHGDGVEEAFYTTDRVMTVSFHKFGDYFPGTGDIHDVGYDKGKYYSLNVPLDDGIDDESYQSLFKPIIGKVMEVYKPGAVILQCGADSLSGDRLGCFNLSIKGHAECVRFMRSFNVPLLLLGGGGYTIRNVARCWCYETGVALGIELDDKMPQHEYYEYFGPEYTLHVAPSNMENKNSRQLLEEIRAKLLDYLSKLQHAPSVQFQERPPDTELPEVDEDQDDGDKRWDPDSDMDSDDDWHRI from the exons ATGGAAAGTGGAGGTAATTCCCTTTCTTCCGGGCCAGACGGGGTGAAGAGAAAAGTTTCATACTTCTATGACCCGGAGGTTGGAAATTATTATTACGGACAGGGTCACGCTATGAAGCCACATAGGATTCGGATGACACATGCTCTCTTAGCCCACTATGGATTGCTTCAGCATATGCAGGTCCTGAAGCCCACTCCTGCCAAAGATAGGGATCTTTGCAAGTTCCATGCTGATGATTATGTCGACTTTCTAAGGGCTATCACCCCAGAAACACAGCAAGATCAGCTGAGGCAGCTCAAGAGATTTAATGTTGGTGAAGACTGCCCTGTATTTGATGGTCTTTACTCATTCTGTCAGACTTATGCTGGGGGTTCAGTTGCTGGTGCTGTGAAATTGAACCAAGGAGGTTCTGATATTGCATTAAACTGGGCTGGCGGGCTGCATCATGCCAAAAAGTGTGAGGCTTCTGGATTCTGCtatgtgaatgatattgtcttggCAATTCTGGAGCTTCTCAAAGTACATGAG CGTGTTTTATATGTGGACATTGATATCCACCACGGTGACGGTGTGGAGGAGGCTTTTTACACAACTGATAGGGTCATGACTGTTTCATTTCACAAATTTGGAGACTATTTCCCTGGTACAGGTGATATTCATGATGTTGGTTATGATAAAGGGAAGTATTATTCTCTCAATGTACCTCTTGATGATGGTATTGATGATGAGAGCTACCAGTCCTTGTTTAAACCAATCATAGGGAAAGTGATGGAAGTTTATAAGCCTGGTGCTGTGATTCTACAGTGTGGTGCAGACTCTTTGTCTGGTGACCGATTAGGGTGTTTCAATCTCTCAATTAAGGGCCACGCAGAGTGTGTCAGATTTATGAGATCTTTCAATGTTCCGCTTCTATTGCTGGGTGGAGGTGGTTATACAATACGAAATGTTGCTCGCTGCTGGTGTTATGAG ACAGGTGTTGCCCTTGGGATTGAACTTGATGATAAGATGCCACAACATGAATATTACGAGTACTTTGGTCCAGAATATACTCTTCATGTAGCTCCAAGTAACATGGAAAACAAAAACTCCCGTCAGTTATTGGAAGAGATTAGGGCAAAACTCCTTGATTATCTGTCAAAGCTACAACATGCTCCAAGTGTCCAGTTCCAAGAGAGG